GTAAGATTCATGGCTGTCAAAACTCACAGTGATGCCTGCTCTTCCCCTACATTTAGAGAGACAATTCAGGCTGGAATTGCTCAAGAGAGCTAAAATATGTAGGGGAGACCAGGGTTGGTTGTCACAGTGCTTATTACAGCTACACTAGAGGGCGCTGTAACACTATGTTGTTGAGTAATTTTTcatgttggtgttgtttttgtattgaAAGCTTGTAGGTTATCAGTTGTTAATAGATCATATTCATAAAAATTCAAAGGTAATAGCTTTGATTTGAGTCAACTTTTAGCTCGCAGGCTAAAGCCATGTGGTAGCTAGCTTAAAACGTTTGTCAAGAGGTCAGCTGGGGACGGTCGTGTCAATGCTCTGGGGGTTGGTTGTCATGTGTGACAGTTCAGAAGGAAAGTCAGCATGGCAAATATGTTATAGTCCATATGTTCTCAGGTGTTTTtgattgcacacacacacaaacacacacacacagtgttgctTTAGTTCCTCAGTAGAAAACAACGTTGCATCCAAACAGTTTCATACTTCAGCCTAGGCTGTTTGACATCTTAACAAAAGTTCTGGTTCATAGTAcgtgcgtttacatggagccATATATTCCTTTTGCATTCGGGTTGGAAGCCCTACCTGAATAGAAATGCTCCTTGTAAACACCTCACCTCaagcccttctggcgcgatgacgtatatagcgtgcatagcaacgggctgagatagagcagtcggactcgttgcactcaccgatTTCCATTCgtcacagcacggtcttctatctcccttcttcgaccttctacctcccttctcctcctcaacagacgaagcattagcagaacatcgttgttgtcgtactgctgcttcaagaatataagcaaaacaagcctgaaaaaggcactaagaacggcgtcgtcaagcatcttgttatccggagcgaggactacagtgttttcttccggtaaacgtaaacacgtaacatccgccccgccccctatccaatcagaaaccttccctgccccaaaccttgcgcagacccgaataaaggcgattaaactgatctcccgtgtaaaccctcattcagaatgaatatttctcatgtaaactacctggaaagactttaattccaaatgatttcattcagatttatttcattctgaatgagaagccatcatgtaaccgcacccaatgTGATGGAGATTAATCTTTTCCAATTCCACTGTTTCATTTAATGTTATATTCATAATGAATTGTTGTAAAACAATGGCCTCTTCATTACAGAGGATAATTCAAACAAACACCTGGATGAAATTTATGGTAACACAAGGGGCATTAATGAGCAGGCTACTATGATAGAGATAAAACTAATTTGGTGTTtctatctttaaaaaaacaaaaaagttacacatttttaattttttcatttttttcctgaaacCCTGTTGATAATAAAAGGGACAACCAACCTTGTGATGGGGTTCAAATTCAAATCTCCGctttgctaggctaatttatacaatgtaaaatgccataggcttgtgctgatATCGTTAgcagttttgtcagtgaaccttgtgagttgtaaaaGAGCAGCATTTTGCAACGTTACCTTTGTtcaatgttgctgttgtccctggcttcatatgagtagaggaaaagtccgctagctgctaggctaatttaaacaatgtaaaatgccataggcttgtgctaaaaacattagcatgttgtatttgtagggaaaatgtgtgtgtgttttgtctgtgaatactGCAAGTCATAATGATgtcgatttgtgtacttgtgtttgaaattgttgctattatgccatgtttaatgtgttttgaatcaaccaaaCTTTACAGCGCTTCACAGAAACCCAGATGCCGACTAgtggtttggaggtgtaactgcagagtgacacagatggCACCGCACAAGTAAAAGTGCTCAGCCACATGCATAGGCTCCAGCGTAGGTTCTgtatagagctgacacacaggtACAAGTCCCTCTTAGAGGTACAAATACAGTAACAAGCATACTGGTTTTTACTGGGCCAACACTGGGATAACGCAAGACATGGACAATGGGGATTTTCCTCAAAGGGTGCTATAATATCAAAACAAAGTGACTTGATTTTCAACTTTTTCCCCTCGCGCAGTCAAATGGATTGTATCCCAGAAATCTCAGTCTTGAGATAATGAAGTCGGTGGAAAGTAAATTTAACAGACTTACAGTATATTCTGCCTCGGTTGGCACTTCAGATGTTGAGTACTCTGTGTCAGCAGAGAAAATGTAGTTTCCCGGGTGTGAAGCAGACAGTGGAAAGAAGAGCTTCAACGcagataaagacagaaagagtgGAAGAGAGAAACTGTGCTGTAATCCCCATCCTGACTGACATCCCCGTTCCCTCCCGGCCTGGTTGTTGGCCTTCATGGTCAGAGCTGTCAGTGGAAGTACAGTCTATTGTGTGCTCTCCCTTTGTATCGCTGTCATTTATcatataaacacagacacaacagcTGGGTAAACTATCCAAGCAGCTCAGCAACCCAAGGTTCACTCCTagctttctgtctctcttttacTCCCTCAatggcatacacacacactacacaccgcacacacacacacacattcagaatCCATCAGTCACCACAGCAAAATCCACACACAGACTGCAGACAAACATAAACATGCTCAGCCTCGGTCTTATCCAGACAGAACTGGCTCCCTAGAGGTTTGGTCTGAGGGTTTGTCAGTTGGATGGAGTTGTCTGATCCGCTGTTATCAACTGAAGTACAAAGTCAACTGCTACACTGCACTGCAGGGTGGAATACTAACACCGTGGGtgtctgtacgtgtgtgtggtCTTATATTTTATGGCCCCGGAAAGGGTGCTTCCGTGATGCTGTGCTGattggaggagaggagaggagagtgggATTAGATGGTATCTTAGTAACCTGCTCCTGCTATTGACTCCATTTTGTAGCCCTTTGTGTCTCTACTCCTTGAGGCAAAGGcagacaggagaggagaaggaaagaaaagaaaggacagaggagagaggatgaAAGGAGAGGAATGCAGAGGAGCGTGAAGGATTGAGGGATCAGATGCTATCATAGTAACCTCCTCCTATGGTATGATTGACTCCATTTTGTCGCCACCGCAGACAGACCGGCCCTGTCCGGAGAAAAAGCTCTCCATCACGTACTTGCAATTAAGAGAATCAGCATTATATTTCAACTGGCTGccatgcattttttaaattaaacgcTTGGTTGAAAAAGGATTTCACATGGCCAAGAGTCACAGAGGACCGTGTAATCCAGCAGTTGAATTAACACTGGAGCAATTACCACCAAAACTGCACTCAtacgataaaaaaaaagtactttaaacTTGTCTTTGAAATAATTAATTTTCAGTGCTTATACAAGTGCAGCATCAAATATTACTTTTCAGCAAATGATGGCGCATTGTATCACACACCATGTTAACATGGACAGACGCAGCATGGGTACATACCAGGTCTGTAATAGAGGTGTAAAGATCATCAATTCAATGATCAGCAATCCAGTAttattgatgcaaagtgaaaaaatTAATACACATTATCGTTTTCAATATGTGCCTTTATTTTACAAATCCAATGGCAAATTTGTGTCACCATTTCCATCCAGGCATACTTCCCTcctaaacatttaaacagtgctAGTGACCTAGCGCCAGGCAGATAATGGTGAGCAGCTGAGAAAAAcacaatgaggatatttactgatatcgtCTGATATGGATCGCAAGCCcctgaatcaaatcaaaatcatatcgtggcagactttgtgatttcagcaaatattgtatcaCTGTCgaaagaatcaatataatattgcaTTGTGataaaacttgtgatttacacccctagtctATAAATATCACTAATTACCGTGTTCCTGTCTAGTATTACCTACGAGAactggggccgtattcacaaacattctgtgtACGCTCTCAGAGAgttcctaacttagcctaaaaaaatTTAGTAAGGAGTTTTAGGTTAGGAGAGATTTAcaaaagttctcagagcaaatCTTATTTTGGTGAgaaggtgtggttgaccctgctGACGGGTTTGacacattgttttaacagatttGATTGGTTgtccttttgtgagcctgcagggtgtggacacccagtggaaatgaaatgaactgcatcgCAATATGAGAATATGAATGTTGTCATTGTTGGTGAGATCACTCTGCTGAGGAgaggttgagacagacccaagtcatcactgcagCATTGTTTTCTAAATATCTTAGTGtcgtgatcattttatttcaggCATTATAGTGTTATTGCATtggtcttaactttaaggggaaattctactCTAAGAATTGTCTTAGAATTTGATCACAAGGAGCAAATCTTGGTACTAGGAACCTTTGTGATTATGTGCCCTGATGTATAAATGAtggttttgttacctttgaacagagccaggctagctgttgcCCAGTTTCTAGTCTTAATGCTACGCTAAGCTAGCCAGACTGGCCATTGGGCAGTGTGAGAATTTTCCCAATGTGCTGTGTACAGACGTGTCATTATCTATATCTGTTGAACCAACAAAatgatgtgtctctgtgtctgtattcTGATCGAAGACTGGAGGTGGGTGTGGCTTATACCGGAAGTGACGTTAAATCTGCAACTACTGTACTTTTAATGtttctccttttttaaaaaaaaaaaagaaaagaaaaaagaaatagtcatatgtgtatccTTCTGCTAACTTCGCCAAGGTCTGTCACTAGCTCTCCCCGTCAGCTCGATCTGGACCATTGTAATGCATTGACCATGAGTGTCAGTATATGAGCGCACTCTAGTTCTAGCTGATTTGGCCATGGAGATATGAGTGATGACTGGCTTGACCAGAGTTCCTTTCAGAAAGTGCTCTGCAGGTGAccaaaggtccagtatgtaggagACAGGAGCACgtattggcagaaataataTATAGTATTCCTCACTGTGTTTTTCATTAGTtaataatcacttgaaaaaaaatctatgtgttttcgttaccttagaacgGGCCATTTATGTCTACATAAGGAGCTGGTCctttccacagagtccaccatgttgtttctacactAGCCCAGAACAGAttaaccaaacactggctctgctTAGCAGGGACATCTGGACCCACTGGTTTCCAGTGAATAAGCACCCCCCATCAGTAGCTGTCTGAAGACAAGGGATGAGCTTATATAGCTAGCTGTAGACTTTGTTAGTTGGCTTAGGTTGGGAGActccagtttgtttgtgtggacTACCTTTTGGTTTTGTTAATGCACAAAGGCATTCAGCACTTGTTCACTCACTTGTTCAGCTtgtttaatgggaaaggttgtTGTTAGAGTCAGTGATTGGGCCTTGACACACTCCCACACTCTTGTGCATTGCTCCTCATGTCTGTCTTGCTCCGCCCTGCCCCTTCTACTAAAATCTTGTTTGTCTCCCTCTATAGTCTTTAAGATTCTTCCCCTTGTAGCAAGGTTGTGGATATCATCCTGTGAAAAGCAGTTCAGATATTGCTGGGACATACAATCAATACAAAGtgacagatttttctttttttctaatatGTACTCATTGATCGACAAACATGTTGTGTCAGTTTGTCGTATCAAATTGGGGCCGCTTGACAGCAAATTCACATGCTGCTTCTTGATGCCAGTCTGcccctgctgctggctgtagctttttATTGAACGGACAGAATTGTTAACAATATTCATCctttcatctaactcttggcaaaaaagcaaataagtcCATTTCCCAAAACATTAAACTATTCCTTGAAGAAACAAATACATATTGATATCCACCTGAAGTGCAATCTTTACTTTCAAAGATTCTggtgatgcaaagtgaaaatgcCCTTGTGtgttctttgttgtgttgaTTTAGCAGAGGCAGAGATATAATGACGCTGGCATGCAAAACACCTGCGGTACTGTTAGGAACCTTATGTGATACTAATAAATATGGTGGAGGTCACCAGAGTGTGTGGTCCCATGCCATTTGGAGTTCCACAGTGTTAAAAAGGTTGAAGATGCTTGTTATGGATTCTTGATAACACGAAATTAAAAGGTAGAGGGATTTATAAATGATACTCAAGTAATTTAattttgtgattttaattttttatttgggAGGGAGTGTGCATATCTAAAATAATTGCACTGGACTAAGGTAATTTGCATCTGCAGTCCCTGGGCAGAAAAGACAACTAATAAGTTCaagataataataaaacaggatGCGATAATTTGTAATTTCACAGACATTTAGGTGTAGTAAAGTttggaattttaaaaaatgatgtggGAAAAAATGCAGCAATTGGTTACTCTTCACACAATAGACTGTCAAATTTACTGAATATTTCCCAAATTAATACAGGAAACATAACATCCTCAGTGAGCATTATATAtgcattattttatattatgtaGCAGTCATACAAAATTGCAGAATTGCAGAGAATTCTTCTGCAGTCAAACGCCATGTTTTAAGAGAAACCCCAGAGGCACATTGAGCAAAACTGTTTGAAAAAGACATGAGGGATTATTCATAAAACTCCCCTGCAGGGTTGTCGTGACATTATGGGCTGAGAGCGTCACGCTGAAGTGTTCCCTTATTCATAAATTACAGTCTAAATATACCATCAGACTAAAGCAGGTGGTTTTCTTTTGGGCTGAAAAGGGCTTTTATGAATTATTACGAAACATGCGAGTGGAGAAAGAGGTGAGGTGGGGGtgtacaaacacaacactgagcAGGGGAGTTCAGATTAGTGAATGAAAATCCGCtcagccgcacacacacactcgggaACAAACAGTCAGCGTGAAAGTACAAGCATAATTAGGATGGACAATGGGTTCACGGCAAACAGACTCCAAACACAGGCTTTgtaaagacatgcagattaaaatgactaatatttacttatttaaattGTCCAAAAAATCTAGCTGCAGTTAAGTAAGTAAAAGTTTAAGAAAATTTTTTAATAGGATGAATTCCCAGATGAGGTagtaacatttttatgactatCTTAACCAAAGACACTAAAGttctaaaggtccagtgtgccgGATTTTAGGGGATCCATTGACAGAAATTGAAACTAGTATACATAAGTATGTTTACATTAATGTATAATCATCTTAAGCTAAGAATCATGTATTCATTAGCTCAGAAAGAGCCCTTCATATccacatagggagcaggtcctctttcaaggagtccgccatgtttctacagtagctcagaacggACAAACTAAGCACTGCCTCTAGGTTGGGTCGCATTTTTATGTTACCTAaaggccactgtagttctctgACATGCTTGGAAAGGGATGGGTGAGTGGAGGGGTAGCACAAACCCTCGAACCTCACAGCTAGTCATcactaagtcctacacactggtcgCTAGGGTTGGACTAAAAGCGGACGTCTGCAAGCTGTgggcgcgcaaagctcagattttacgaccgcgcaccagtgtcacacaaaagactgctcggcatgtatttttcacatcgcagggatttttcGCGGggatttttacaggaaactgaGCTAGGGGGtccgagtgcgcatgcgccgaggcctctactgtagcctggaatttgtttaacagtgacggggagtcgataatggcggacaatttagtctcaaagaaatcaaagaatgctccaatatggcaacactttggctttgagccagacgaaggaggcaacccttgtttgcactgattgagtaatctaaacctgcaaatttatttgtaaggaataaaagattgtgttactgtcactatggtcgttttttattttaaatgagtcaactgcgcccccaagtggcgaaaatctggtattaccgacttgatgcggtttttcacAACAACCGGaccgtttttggtttttttctcataccgacccaaccctactggTCGCTGAAGTAATATTTGTCATTTGAAGTTTTTCTTATTTATGCTTTACTTTTTTCAGCAATATTTTCCAAAAGGTCTTTATTAAAGTTGAAATGATAAGTCAATTAGTCTTAAGTAGATGCCAGTTtgccagtttaccagtttaccGACTATGTCTGGTGCAAGGTTGTTGAGACActtaaacattaattttaaaacTGTCAAAACTCAATATATTGTATTTCTGTAGAATTAGGCTGTGGTGCCATCCAGCAGGTTTCTGATCCATTACTTCCAATACCTGTTTATATAATGACCTAATGGGTGTGTGTGATTGATTGGCCTGACCCCACACAGTTATACAGTATGATAAATGGGGAATTATCATAGGATGCATGAACTGCTGTACTGCCTTTAAAGGTATATATTTTCTTATTAAGGGAAAGCAATTTAGATTTGTTTTAACAGTTTTGCACAGTCTTTTCACGTCTATCAAACTTAAGCTGAGAATCTAAAATTACACCTAAAAATTTAGACTCATGTCATAAGCAAATTGTTTTATAGTTGTCAGTAACTTTTAATAGTTGATAGGTTATTTGTTTCACGTAAATGCCTAAATCTTCCTTTTCATGAACTGTTGTCATTCATCTTTTGGTGTTATCTGGTTTACTATGCAAAATACTCAGATCATGTTGTGAAGTGTTGTGTCATTTGTGTCACACATGAATTGATGTCTGGGCACAACAGTAATACTTAAAAGACAGAAGGAGTATTCAAAGCACGGAGGTTGCCGCCTCCCATTGCTGGAAAGGACAGTGGTGTATCCAGATGAGTGTGAAGACACCACTAGTACGTGAGCTTAAAACGGTTGGCATTGGTCTTTTGGCACGCCATACACGAccagtgtgtgttttcccttttaAGAGTGATTATGTAAATAATGAAAGACAGCTCTCTTTTACCAGATATCTTTAAATTGTATCCTGTTTATCGATGTCCTGACCGTACCTTTAGAGCTACAGTGGGTTGCCTTAGTACTTTTCTCACAGTTTCGTcccttcttttctcctcttcagCTCTTCTCCATCGTGATCTTCGGCTGCATCGCCAACGAGGGCTACATCAACCGCCCCGACGAAGTGGAAGAGTACTGCATCTTCAACCGCAACCAGAACGCCTGTAATTATGGCGTCTTCATGGGCTCCATGGCCTTCCTCTGCTGCATGGCCTTCCTGGCTCTGGACGTCTACTTTCCCCAAATCAGCAGCGTCAAAGACCGTAAGAAGGCAGTGCTGGCTGATGTTGGGGTGTCAGGTAAAGCCATTATGCATTCATACTTCATTTAGCTTCGTTTAGTTCTGATAAAGATTCATTTGATAATTTTGGTTTCAATTagtcctcctctttttcttcctaAATCCACTTCCCACACACTCTACAGAAGAGTGAAGCTTCTTAAAAGCAAGAGGAAACGTTGACTGTATAGCATTAAGGCAGAGACAGATGCATGAACAGCAGTTTAAAGACCGTGTGCAAGGCAATTGATACAAATGAACCTGGAACAAATAAATTCAAGTTGAATAGCTCTTTGAAAACAGATTCATAAAGTGCTCAACAGCTTGTGAGGCAATAACACTTAAAacctaataaaataaattagtaCAAGGCAATCAGAGAGCACATGTCCCACCAACGCAGCTgtcctttttaattttttctttttgctgtagCACCCAAGGACATGACTGCCATGATTTACAGAAAAAGATTTTTCTTGACCCACAATTTAACACATACCAAATCTGATCAGTCATTTCTTTATCTGACAGGCACTTTGTTTGAAGCATAAGAAGCTCAGATAAATCAACACATATCCTTACGTTAACTGCCCTGGGGCATCCTGGGAGGGTTCCCCACAGCCTACCTCTTGGGACCCACAACACGATTAGCTTATCCAGCTGTTATGACAACCATTACAGCAAATTCACAGACACAGAAGAGActaaaagaggctaaaagaatgagtgagaatgtgttgatttgaTGATGGATTAATGATGTGAGAAAATTGTTCCTCATTAATGAGTTTAACAATAAAAAGATACAGTACGAAAAGCAGGTTTGGGAAAATTGGAAAGAGCAGCTTGTGATTTCTATCATTAAATCTGCTCTAAAGAAACAAGTCTAGCTGATGTTATTGCTGCTGTTGCCATACTTGGTATAGGAAGTTGACTTAGCATACATGCTGAGTGCCAGGATTGTCCTCTTTTCAACTCGTACATTTCTACTCTTGTGCTACCAGACTGCATGTACTGGGGTCGAGGTCAAGGTGCTTATCTTGTGAGTCAGCTATAAGGTTCCGACATTTATTCTCTTTCTCCTAGACCGATTTTCTCAGCTGATAAAAAGTCCCAAAGTACCCCACCCTCAGAGAAAATATGAGCCCTCTTTTCAGTCTATAAAGAAATGACATTTCAGAGATTGGTAATTAGGTTATCATCACAACAAAGGGAGAGGAGGTGTGAGTGGGATAATAAGGAGAGGAGGACTCTTCTGGTGCTAACAAGCCTCTGAGACATTATGTTTTGGTGTCTCCTCAGCggcttcctctcctctcctgctgcaCTGCCTCTGCAGTGAACTCAGACATGATGACAAGATAGTCAAGTGTTGAGTCGCTTAATGAGGCCGTTTCTGTCACAGACAAGATTTTCCTTCCCCATTTTCATCACTCACacactttctgtctctttctttctcccactACCTCTGTGTTGTAATATGAAATGCTTTAAACCCTTACTTTAAGAAGAGGACAGCTGGTACATGTGTCCTGATCAGACCACAGTCATGTTTCTGATTACATTCTAGCTTTTGTCTCCTCAGTGACCACACATTTAGCAGCAGTAGATGTGACTGGGTGATGTTTGAATCCCCTTAATATCTTGGTCCTCCTCTAGTTGCAACAGCTGGCCAGCAGGATAA
The window above is part of the Epinephelus moara isolate mb chromosome 5, YSFRI_EMoa_1.0, whole genome shotgun sequence genome. Proteins encoded here:
- the LOC126390641 gene encoding synaptogyrin-1-like, producing MEGMQAYGAGKAGGAFDPVTFFQQPQTILRIVSWLFSIVIFGCIANEGYINRPDEVEEYCIFNRNQNACNYGVFMGSMAFLCCMAFLALDVYFPQISSVKDRKKAVLADVGVSGTLRTVPVDERVEEVVQGTAPTIRPNS